The Nitrospira sp. genome contains a region encoding:
- a CDS encoding type IV secretory system conjugative DNA transfer family protein, with protein sequence MSRKSMRIAVALLLYLPLGLCGADALAGAVFSLANKQMPDDLSLTRWPESWRAYGEDPIQRKRLQFSAALGGFAVFGLPTLVMVSFTNRRKPLHGEARFASHDEIQQAGLYGERGVIVGKVGRRYLVYAGQEFVLLAAPTRSGKGVSIVLPNLLHYDESVVVLDIKMENFAYTSKFRQAHGHQVFLFNPFGADGKTHRWNPLDAVDRDPNRRVGEIQAIGQVLYPTEQIKDAFWNESARNLFLGLTLYVIESPSLPCSLGEVLRQASGKGQPIKDYLQDLISTRAKSAAPLSDDCTAPLHRFCATSENTMAGILATLTAPLTIFSNPIVDASTSATDFDLKQVRAQRMSIYVGIPANRLSDAALLVNLFFSQLIHYNTVDLPATNPRLKYQCLVILDEFPAIGRVNILAKAVGFIAGYNLRLLPIIQSLSQLEAVYGEKDARTFVTNHACQILFAPREQRDAQYYSQMLGTYTADALSTGTSRPLAWGNGKQASSSSTRSEQARPLLLPQEVKELGDQRAIINLMHTKPILCDKARFYTDLIFVDRLKRISPSLASVGKRMPTQAELEEAAFVSRELSVEIPRLDLELHRAKAERRVRPVQPDEPIDVSKLAIDLTILPPVVPRDPPTFEEVNDLVDAFVAQLQWTDKVETGVTAVERENGGVSIEQGVPHGASSGPTEKMSLVTERARTQSTEGKIDRSLVDRE encoded by the coding sequence ATGTCACGCAAAAGCATGCGGATCGCGGTGGCCTTGTTGCTCTATCTCCCGCTTGGGCTCTGCGGAGCAGATGCCCTCGCCGGCGCCGTTTTCTCGCTCGCCAACAAACAGATGCCAGACGACCTCTCCCTGACTCGCTGGCCGGAGTCCTGGCGAGCCTATGGAGAGGATCCGATTCAGCGCAAGCGGCTGCAATTCTCCGCCGCACTCGGAGGGTTCGCCGTATTCGGCCTCCCGACGCTGGTCATGGTGTCCTTCACGAATCGGAGGAAACCGCTCCATGGCGAGGCGCGATTTGCGTCTCATGATGAAATTCAACAGGCCGGGCTCTATGGAGAGCGTGGCGTCATCGTGGGAAAGGTGGGGCGGCGGTACCTGGTGTACGCGGGCCAGGAATTCGTGTTGCTGGCGGCGCCGACCAGATCCGGTAAAGGCGTGAGCATCGTGCTCCCGAACCTGCTCCACTACGACGAGTCGGTCGTGGTCTTGGACATCAAAATGGAAAACTTCGCCTACACGTCGAAGTTCCGACAGGCGCACGGACATCAAGTATTCCTGTTCAATCCCTTTGGCGCGGACGGCAAGACCCATCGCTGGAATCCATTGGATGCCGTCGATCGCGACCCGAATCGACGAGTGGGCGAGATCCAAGCCATCGGGCAAGTGCTCTATCCGACGGAGCAGATCAAGGATGCCTTCTGGAACGAATCCGCCCGCAACCTCTTTCTCGGACTGACTCTCTACGTGATAGAGAGTCCGTCATTACCCTGCAGCCTGGGGGAAGTGCTCCGGCAGGCTTCCGGCAAGGGGCAGCCCATCAAGGACTATCTGCAAGACCTCATCAGCACCAGGGCCAAGAGTGCCGCCCCGCTGAGCGACGACTGTACGGCGCCCCTGCATCGCTTCTGCGCCACCAGCGAAAATACCATGGCGGGGATCCTCGCCACCCTGACGGCTCCACTCACAATCTTTAGTAATCCCATCGTCGATGCGTCAACGAGTGCGACGGACTTCGACCTGAAACAGGTGCGCGCGCAACGAATGTCCATCTATGTCGGCATTCCGGCCAATCGACTCAGCGATGCAGCGTTGCTGGTCAACCTGTTCTTCTCACAACTGATTCATTACAACACCGTCGACTTGCCCGCGACGAATCCCCGCTTGAAGTACCAGTGCCTCGTGATCCTCGATGAGTTCCCCGCCATTGGGCGGGTTAACATTCTCGCAAAGGCCGTCGGCTTCATCGCCGGCTACAATCTGCGTCTGCTGCCGATCATTCAGAGCCTCTCACAGCTCGAAGCGGTCTATGGTGAAAAGGATGCCCGCACCTTCGTCACGAACCACGCCTGCCAGATCCTCTTTGCGCCTCGCGAACAACGAGACGCACAGTACTATTCCCAGATGCTCGGCACGTACACGGCCGACGCGCTCTCGACCGGCACGAGCCGACCACTCGCCTGGGGCAACGGCAAACAGGCCTCGTCCAGTTCCACCCGCTCGGAACAGGCTCGGCCTCTGTTGCTGCCACAGGAAGTGAAGGAACTCGGAGACCAGCGGGCGATCATCAACCTGATGCATACCAAGCCGATCCTCTGCGACAAGGCACGGTTCTATACCGATCTGATCTTCGTCGATCGGTTGAAGCGCATCAGTCCATCCCTCGCCTCGGTCGGGAAGCGGATGCCAACCCAAGCTGAACTCGAAGAGGCGGCCTTCGTGAGCCGGGAGCTGTCCGTGGAGATTCCCAGGCTCGACCTGGAACTCCATCGCGCCAAAGCCGAACGACGGGTGCGTCCAGTACAACCTGATGAGCCGATCGACGTGTCGAAGCTGGCGATAGATCTGACCATACTGCCGCCGGTCGTTCCGCGCGACCCACCGACGTTCGAAGAAGTGAACGATTTGGTCGATGCCTTTGTTGCCCAACTGCAATGGACCGACAAGGTTGAGACAGGAGTCACTGCTGTGGAACGAGAAAACGGCGGAGTGAGTATCGAGCAGGGGGTGCCACACGGAGCCTCGAGCGGACCGACGGAGAAGATGAGTCTCGTGACCGAACGAGCAAGAACCCAGAGTACAGAGGGGAAGATTGATCGGTCCTTGGTGGATCGAGAGTGA
- a CDS encoding ThiF family adenylyltransferase, with protein sequence MSVKLIARSPDLKRLQDEGYEIEVRSGFLIVRSVPYVTSGRTVALGAVVTDLALNDDITQKPRDHQVWFAGELPCHATGAPITALGPQQCRQKLCEGVVVDFRFSAKADYPDYYAKITQYDEILSNPARSLKPDVTARTFRPIEACEEDSVFLYADSATSRAGIVPASIKLAMKKIAVVGLGGTGAYVLDLVAKTPVHEIHLFDGDRFLQHNAFRSPGAASLDDLRQNLSKVEYYTSLYSRLRRGVIPNQEFISDETIGYLANFDFVFVCIDRPTVRKMISEFMRLNNIPFIDVGMELEMIEDQACLVGACRITLSTPGKRDHFARHVSLEGAVAEDLYGTNIQVADLNALNAALAVLKWKKFCGFYQDCYQEHQSVYAINAHQLTRDETVTM encoded by the coding sequence ATGTCCGTAAAACTGATCGCTCGTAGCCCCGACCTGAAGCGGCTGCAAGATGAGGGGTATGAGATTGAGGTTCGGAGCGGGTTTCTGATCGTCCGCTCCGTTCCTTACGTCACGTCAGGGAGGACGGTGGCCCTTGGCGCCGTCGTCACCGACCTCGCGCTGAATGACGACATTACACAGAAACCGCGAGATCATCAGGTATGGTTTGCAGGTGAACTGCCCTGCCACGCTACTGGCGCGCCAATTACGGCGCTTGGCCCACAGCAGTGCAGGCAGAAGCTGTGCGAGGGCGTGGTGGTGGACTTTCGCTTCTCGGCAAAGGCCGACTATCCCGATTACTACGCCAAGATTACGCAGTACGACGAAATTCTTTCCAATCCGGCGAGGTCGCTGAAGCCAGACGTGACAGCGCGGACATTTCGTCCCATTGAAGCGTGCGAGGAAGATTCCGTTTTTCTGTATGCTGATTCTGCAACCAGTCGCGCAGGCATCGTACCTGCGTCCATCAAACTCGCCATGAAGAAGATCGCCGTCGTCGGACTCGGCGGGACCGGTGCATATGTGCTGGACCTAGTTGCTAAGACGCCTGTGCATGAAATTCATCTATTCGACGGTGACCGATTCCTTCAGCACAACGCCTTCCGCTCACCAGGTGCAGCGTCGCTGGATGACCTGAGACAGAATCTTTCGAAGGTTGAATACTACACGTCGCTATACAGTCGTCTGCGTCGCGGGGTGATTCCAAACCAAGAATTCATTAGCGATGAAACCATTGGCTATCTTGCCAACTTTGATTTTGTTTTCGTATGCATAGATCGTCCGACCGTTCGCAAGATGATTTCGGAGTTTATGAGGTTAAATAATATACCGTTTATTGATGTCGGCATGGAGCTTGAGATGATCGAAGATCAGGCATGCCTTGTTGGAGCATGCCGGATTACACTCAGCACTCCCGGAAAGCGTGATCACTTCGCGCGCCACGTGTCGCTCGAAGGCGCAGTTGCGGAAGACCTATATGGCACGAACATTCAGGTCGCCGATCTGAACGCACTCAACGCCGCGCTTGCGGTCTTAAAATGGAAGAAGTTCTGCGGTTTCTATCAGGATTGTTATCAGGAACACCAGTCGGTTTACGCGATTAATGCGCATCAACTTACACGCGACGAAACGGTCACGATGTGA